Within Desulfurellaceae bacterium, the genomic segment CGTGTCCCTGGAGATGCTCCGCTACCTGCCTAAGGACGCTTGGGGCAAGACCCAGCTCGACGCTGTGGTACGCCGCCAAACCCCATTGGCCTGGCCTGATGAGCAGGTCGAAGACGTGCTGCACCGTATGTCAGAGAGTTCTCTTTCCGTCATGCCCGTTGTGGAAAGGGATTCGGAAAAGTTTTTGGGCGCGGTCACCAGCAACGACATCATCCAGCTCATGACCATGGAGACTATGGGCGAGAGCAGGTCGCCGCGCCGGCCGGTCGAGACCTCGACGCGGTCTTGACAGAATCATGAAGGCGACGGCTTGCCCCG encodes:
- a CDS encoding CBS domain-containing protein, translated to VSLEMLRYLPKDAWGKTQLDAVVRRQTPLAWPDEQVEDVLHRMSESSLSVMPVVERDSEKFLGAVTSNDIIQLMTMETMGESRSPRRPVETSTRS